In Rhodopirellula sp. P2, the DNA window GTGTGGGCGATCTCGTTCCTGAGGTTTGACCTGTCGCAATTGGATCCGCCTTCAGGAATGGAATCCGATTCGGTGAGTTCCGTGCTCGAGCGGATGGATCGTTCGGCGTTGTTGTTGAGCATGGCTCCTGATTCGCATCCCGGTGCGGGGCGAATCACCGTTCATGGTTGGCCGTCGGACTTGCCGACGCCAGACGGGATCGGAGCGTTGGAATGGAAAGAATCCGGCGAAGGCCATCTGACGTTCGAGACCAGCCCAGCTGCCGAGGACCTGGAGGGTTTGGTGCCGCTGGGGGAATTGGAGTTCAACAATTCAGGGGAAGGATTGAAGGACCAGCCGGACGGCATTCGTTTCATTTCCAAGGCATTGGATGATTTCCTGCGTTCGTCGACGGGAGTCGTGACCTTGGTTTTGTCGCAGGAAGGCTGGTTGGACGATCCCACTCAATTCCATTCTCGAGACCGTTCGCCTGAACTGGCCCCCGGATTGGCGGTTCGCTGGAAAACGGATGAAGGCGAGCCGGGTTTCTGAGGCCGTCGATTTTCCGCCGGACGCCGAATCGGGGCGTTTTGAGCAGGTTCGTTTCAACCTGATGACACGACTGAGTTAGAATACGGGGATGAATCCTCCGGCCGTTTCCAACCCCAGTGCTTCGTCCGACGCTGAAATGTCGTCGCGTGAAGGGCAATCTCACCCCGCGAACTCGGGCGATCTGACATCGTCTTCGATCCGTTCGTCGGCGTTGAGTACTTCGTCCGAAGTTCGGCTCAGTCGATCTCAGCAAACATGGACTGGGGCGGGCAGTGCGGCGGGGTTTGTGCTTCGGTACCTTCCACCGATGCGGCGATTGTTGACCGATGTGTTGGGCAGCGAGTCCGATGCGGATCGGGCGCTGGCGATTTTGATTTCGCACTTGGTCAAATCCGGGTATTCCGGGCATGCGAAAGGCCGACTGCGAGATTTCATGATCCTGGGACTTCGTTCGGCGGCCAAAGCCCGAGCGTCGGAAATTGAATCCAAGGCAAAAATGTCCAGCGAAGGAACGGCTCTCGAATCGCCGCCAGAGTTGGATCTGGATTCTGCCAAAACGGAATCCCGCCCCTGGCTGAGCTATTGGCGGGACGGATTGCTGCAACGGGCTTGGCGAGCGCTGGAACGCGAGCAGCATTGCGAGCGAACACGGGCCAACCGGACCGGGGACGCTGCTTCGGGGTCCCTCTCAGGGAACGCGGAAGCCAACGATCTCCCCCATGATTTGGTCCATGATGTCTTGCGGGTGGTGACGGATCACTCGGGGGAATCGTCGGAGGTCATTGCGGGACGAATTGCTGAATTGGCCGAGCGAAGTGTTTCCGCCGCCGAAGTGAAGCGTCAGTTGCCGATCGCGCGGTCACTGTTCGCTCAATTGTTGGCGGATGAGGTCTCGCTGACCTTGGAAGCCGCTGACGCGGAAGCGATTCAGGCGGAGATTCGCAAACTGGGGCTGCAAAAGGCGTTCGCTGGTTTGCAGGTCAAGGCTTAGGAACGCTCGAATCCGCGAGGTAGCGAAGCTCGCTGTGCCGCTTGGAACAGGCTGGCAGGGGGTGGGGGCGGTCGTTGTCGGCTGATGAGCCGGCTGACTTGAACCGAATTCTTCACTTTCGACGAAAAAAAAGTTCTGATACCGTCGGGCTGGGGTGGCACCGGGATGGTGCCGCCATGAAATGAGTTCGCTCAAGCCCGAGGAACGACCGTCGATGCAGTTCTTGATGCGCTACCGAGATTTGGTTTTGCCGATTGGCATCATCATGTGTTTGGTGGTGATCCTCGTGCCGCTGCCGCCGTTCTTGATGGACTTGTTGCTGGCAGCCAACATCACCGTCGGTGTGATTGTGCTGCTGACCACGGTCTATGTGACCACGCCGCTCGATTTCAGCATTTTCCCGTCGTTGTTGCTGGCCACAACGCTCGCTCGATTGGTGCTCAACGTCGCCACGACGCGGTTGATTTTGACCAGCACCGAATCTGGCAGCGGGGGTGCCGCCGGCGGTGTGATCCAGGGGTTTGGCGAATTTGTCGCTGGGGACCGGATCGAAATCGGGATCATTATCTTTGTGATCATCGTGTTGATTCAGTTCATCGTGATCACCAAGGGTGCGACTCGCATCAGTGAAGTCGCCGCCCGATTCGCGTTGGACGGGATGCCAGGTCGCCAGATGGCGATCGACGCGGACATGAACGCGGGTTTGATCGATGAAAAAGAAGCTCAACGTCGGCGGGAAGAAATCGCCAACCAAGCTGACTTTTACGGGGCAATGGACGGTGCCAGTAAGTTTGTCCGCGGGGATGCCATTGCCGGCATCGTGATCACGCTGGTCAACGTGGCCGGTGGTCTCTACATCGGTGTGATGCGATATGGCATGACCGTGTCCGAGGCCGCGGAGTTGTTCACCAAGCTGACCATCGGCGACGGTCTGGTCAGCCAGGTGCCGGCGTTGTTGATCTCGCTGGCCGCTGGTTTGTTGGTCACGCGGAGTGCTCGCAAAGCCAGTTTGCCCGAACAGTTTTTGCAGCAGTTGTTCAGCAATCCAAAGGCACTGGCGGTCGCTGGTGGCTTTCTATCGATGTTGATCCTGACCAACTTGCCCGCGATTCCCATGGCAACCTTGGGTGCAAGCTGTATCGGGTTGGCCGTCGTGATGAATCGGCAGAACAAACAAATCGAACGAGATGAGTTGGATGCCGAAGAGGCGGAGCAAGCCGCCGCCTCCGCACCGGCTGAGAAACGAGTCGAGGACTACTTGAATGTGGACCCGATGGAGTTGGCGATTGGCTTGGGGTTGTTGTCTTTGGCAGACCCCAACCGTGGCGGCGACTTGATGCAGCGAATCACGGGGGTTCGTCACTCGATCGCGGGCGACATTGGCGTCGTGCTCCCCAAGGTCCGGATTCGCGACGACATGAATTTGCACGATTACGAATACGAGATTCGGATTGCCGGGAACCCACTGACCAAACAACGCGTGTTGCCGGATCGTTTGTTGGCGATCGACAGCGGCCACACCACGGGCGTGATCGATGGTGAACCGACCAAGGATCCAACCTTCGGCGAACCTGCCGTTTGGATCGATCCGATCCGTCGCGAACAAGCTGCAATTTATGGATACACAACCGTGGAACCAGGGGCGGTTTTGGCGACCCACTTGCAAGAGCTGGCTCGCCGTCATGCGGACGAATTGTTGAATCGTGACGCAACCAAGCATTTGATCGACGAGTTGAAGACAGCCGCACCGGCTGTGGTCGACGAACTGATCCCAGGGATGTTGAAGATCAGCGACGTTCAGCAGGTCCTGCAAACACTGCTTCGCGAAGATGTGCCGATTCGACAATTGGCGATCATCTTGGAGACGCTGGGCGATCATGCCGGGCGAACGAAGGATCCGATTTGGCTCAGCGAATACGTCCGTCATCGTTTGGCTCGCACGATCAGCACACGCTACCGGGACGAGATGGGCCAGCTGCACGTGGTGGCGCTGGATCCTGCCATGGAAGATCGCATTGCGGCGGGAATCGAACATACCGAGCGAGGACTTTTTGTCCGGATGAGCCCACAAGCGGTGGACTCGACTTGCGACAAAATCTCCCAAGCAGTTAAGAAACTAATCACGCTGGGCCACACCCCTGTGATTTTGGTCAGCCCGCGGATTCGTCCCGGACTTCGCCAGATCATTGCTGGTTCTATGCCCCGCGTTCGTGTGCTGTCGTACAACGAAATCACACAGGACACAAAAATCCAGTCACACGGCGTGGTGAGTGATTGATGCATATACGAACTTTTCGAGCAGCGAATCTGCAAGCGGCTCTTGCCGACATCCGAAATCAAATGGGCCCGGAGGCTTCCGTGCTTCATACGCGGCAGGTCCGCAATGGCTGGATGGGCTGGCTTGGCCGGACCCATGTGGAAGTCACCGCGGGGTTGCACGGTGGTCCTGTTGAAGGGGCCATGAACGGCAACGCGGGCCATCATGTTCCAGCGAATTATGCGGAGGAGCCGTTGTTACCAGCGGATGTTCGCTCCGTCAATTCGGTGGCAGCGTCGTCCGGCTACGGTGCGTCGCCGACTGGCATCCCAGGGGGCTCGGCCGGTCGAAATCCAGTGGAAGCGACTTATCAGAAATTTGACGCGGCCCATCCACTTCGCTCGGGTTCCGTGACGGGATCCGAGGCAGGGCAGGGCGGTTTTTATGGTTCGGGGTATTCTTCCTCCGAGCTGACTCCGGCCGATTCCTTGTCGTTGCGGTTGTTGCAGGCTGGGGTGGATGAGTCCACGGCTCGCCGCTGGATGGCTTCGGCATCCAGCTTCGCCGCCGGGATCGCCGATTCGGAGTCCGCGGTCCAGAACGACCAACGTTGGATGGAGCATTTGCAACGCGCAGTCGCGAGGGAATTGAACCTTTGCGGTCCGATTCGAACTCAGCCCGGTGACCGTCACATTGTTGCGTTGGTCGGCCCGACGGGCGTTGGCAAGACGACGACGGTCGCCAAGTTAGCGGCCGGGTTTCGGATTGAAGCTCGCCGGCGTGTGGGATTGCTGACGATCGACACGTACCGAATCGCGGCGGTCCAACAACTCAAGGCTTACGCCGAGATCATGGACCTGCCCATGCAGGTCGTGGAAAAACCCGAACAGATGGAAACGGCGCTCAGTGCGTTGGGGGATGTCGACCTTGTCTTGATTGACACGGCTGGACGCAGTCCCCGCAGTGACGCCCGCATCGAACAGCTCTCCGAGTTCTTGCGAGCGGCGCACCCTGATGAAACACACTTGGTTCTCAGTGCGACCAGTTCGGGTGAAAACATCCGCACGACGTTGGAAGGTTTCGCCCCGGTGCGAGCCAACGCGGTCACGCTGACCAAACTGGACGAGACGCCTTGCACCGCCGCTGTGTTGGCCGCGTTGACGGGGCGTGATCGCGGCGCAGCGCCGCCACTGAGCTATTTGACCAACGGTCAACAGGTCCCGGATGACATCGCCGTGGCGGATGCCTCTGGCTTGGTGGCACAATTGTTGCCACAGATGCCTACCGCTGGTTTGGGGGAGATGGGTTTTGAGACAATGGACGGGTACGAATCCTTGCACTATGGCGAGGCGGCCTGATTTTAAGAATTTTGACTGAAGTAAGAATGAGAAGTTGGCCGATACTCTGAACTGTGACGGCACGCGATCGACGAAAGTCACTTGAGACTTTTTTTGAAGTGTCCGTTTAACGAGTTTGGGATCGAAGAAATCGACCTGTTTTTATTTTGTGGCCTGCCTCCATGGTTTGGACCCTGACGTGATCCGATCATTGGCTCTTTCGCTTGGTTCATTCGCAATGGGACTGGTTGTCCTTCGCGGAATCTGGCATGGAGAGATGGCGGAAGACGTTGCGACGGAAGCGATCGGAACTCTGATTGTCTTCATGGGCATCGGAGGTTTGGCAGGTGCCATCGCGGATCAGTTGATTCGAGACGGAGTGGAAGACTTATATCGCAAACGAGTGAAGTGGTTTCAGGAAGGTGTTGAGAAATCAGCATTGGAAGAGGCCGACGACCAAGACAAGTGACGGCGAACCGTTGACGGCACGGATGCTGATTGACTCGCACGTTCAAACACACCAAGACTTATTTCATTGCTAGTGACCGACACGCAGCGGATTTCCGCTGTGCAGACGAAGTTAGCAATCAGTGATCATCACGGAGGATTCGATGCCGGCTACCGCAACTGCAGACGACCCGATCTTGAAGGTATGGACTTCTTTCAAATCCACCACCAAAGATTCGCCGGACTATGAGCCGCTGCGGAACCAGTTGGTCGAACGCTACATGCAATTGGTTCGCTACAACGGCGAACGCATCTGGCAGCGACTGCC includes these proteins:
- the flhA gene encoding flagellar biosynthesis protein FlhA, producing the protein MRYRDLVLPIGIIMCLVVILVPLPPFLMDLLLAANITVGVIVLLTTVYVTTPLDFSIFPSLLLATTLARLVLNVATTRLILTSTESGSGGAAGGVIQGFGEFVAGDRIEIGIIIFVIIVLIQFIVITKGATRISEVAARFALDGMPGRQMAIDADMNAGLIDEKEAQRRREEIANQADFYGAMDGASKFVRGDAIAGIVITLVNVAGGLYIGVMRYGMTVSEAAELFTKLTIGDGLVSQVPALLISLAAGLLVTRSARKASLPEQFLQQLFSNPKALAVAGGFLSMLILTNLPAIPMATLGASCIGLAVVMNRQNKQIERDELDAEEAEQAAASAPAEKRVEDYLNVDPMELAIGLGLLSLADPNRGGDLMQRITGVRHSIAGDIGVVLPKVRIRDDMNLHDYEYEIRIAGNPLTKQRVLPDRLLAIDSGHTTGVIDGEPTKDPTFGEPAVWIDPIRREQAAIYGYTTVEPGAVLATHLQELARRHADELLNRDATKHLIDELKTAAPAVVDELIPGMLKISDVQQVLQTLLREDVPIRQLAIILETLGDHAGRTKDPIWLSEYVRHRLARTISTRYRDEMGQLHVVALDPAMEDRIAAGIEHTERGLFVRMSPQAVDSTCDKISQAVKKLITLGHTPVILVSPRIRPGLRQIIAGSMPRVRVLSYNEITQDTKIQSHGVVSD
- the flhF gene encoding flagellar biosynthesis protein FlhF, coding for MHIRTFRAANLQAALADIRNQMGPEASVLHTRQVRNGWMGWLGRTHVEVTAGLHGGPVEGAMNGNAGHHVPANYAEEPLLPADVRSVNSVAASSGYGASPTGIPGGSAGRNPVEATYQKFDAAHPLRSGSVTGSEAGQGGFYGSGYSSSELTPADSLSLRLLQAGVDESTARRWMASASSFAAGIADSESAVQNDQRWMEHLQRAVARELNLCGPIRTQPGDRHIVALVGPTGVGKTTTVAKLAAGFRIEARRRVGLLTIDTYRIAAVQQLKAYAEIMDLPMQVVEKPEQMETALSALGDVDLVLIDTAGRSPRSDARIEQLSEFLRAAHPDETHLVLSATSSGENIRTTLEGFAPVRANAVTLTKLDETPCTAAVLAALTGRDRGAAPPLSYLTNGQQVPDDIAVADASGLVAQLLPQMPTAGLGEMGFETMDGYESLHYGEAA